The following proteins are encoded in a genomic region of Glycine soja cultivar W05 chromosome 17, ASM419377v2, whole genome shotgun sequence:
- the LOC114392512 gene encoding small nuclear ribonucleoprotein E-like produces the protein MASTKVQRVMTQPINLIFRFLQSKARIQIWLFEQKDLRIEGRIIGFDEYMNLVLDDAEEVSIKKKSRKTLGRILLKGDNITLMMNTGK, from the exons ATGGCGAGCACCAAAGTTCAGAGGGTTATGACTCAGCCCATT AACTTGATTTTCAGGTTTCTTCAGAGC AAAGCACGCATTCAGATTTGGCTATTTGAGCAAAAGGATTTGAGGATTGAAGGCAGAATCATT ggttttgatgaatacatgaatttGGTTCTTGATGATGCTGAAGAAGTGAGCATCAAGAAGAAGAGCAGAAAGACATTAG ggAGGATCCTTCTTAAAGGAGATAACATAACTTTAATGATGAACAC GGGGAAATGA
- the LOC114392353 gene encoding glutamate receptor 2.8-like, whose protein sequence is MAKCFSFSLSRFLIFSFVLLQTQTGNGSNATPIKLRVGVPKKDGFRQFVDVVPSDSHEKKYNVSGYCMDVFNAVVTRLPFKVSLHIQQPYGIESSEISGTYDALLHQIPAKYDVVVGDVTILANRSNFVDFTLPYTGSGVKMLVPAQHGRQQAMWIFVKPFSWELWLSIVIISTFIGFSILIMERNVNALPDHEGSPNRAKLSPATILWFPISQAILPERQVVAKNCSRFVLMVWLLLAFVLMQSYTANLTSILTLDQLRPSFLNVNDLRKGGYYVGYQTGSFVKDVLVHQFNFDSHKLRAYNTSSEYHDALKMGSEGGGVAAIFDELPYLKVYLREYGSNYILSGPRYRNAGFGFAFPFNSNLTADFSRAILNVTESDLMKEIEEKYFGKNDDIGGEETSTEISSATLSLNFHSFAGLFLITGISTLLALLVSETVIWQRAILIAKAYSQKFLFSTPPSPQTRVHPTQDSTHGSIEAV, encoded by the exons ATGGCTAAGTGCttttcattctctctctctcgtttTCTGATCTTTTCGTTTGTGCTGCTACAGACACAAACGGGGAATGGGTCAAATGCAACACCGATCAAGTTGAGAGTAGGGGTACCCAAGAAAGATGGTTTCCGCCAATTTGTGGATGTAGTACCTTCGGACTCTCATGAAAAAAAGTACAACGTATCTGGATATTGCATGGATGTTTTCAATGCCGTTGTTACCCGCTTACCTTTCAAGGTTTCTCTTCATATTCAACAACCTTATGGTATTGAATCAAGTGAGATTTCTGGAACATACGATGCACTTCTCCATCAGATCCCAGCAAAG TACGATGTTGTGGTAGGGGATGTAACAATTCTGGCGAACCGTTCAAATTTCGTAGATTTCACGCTGCCATATACAGGTTCGGGAGTTAAAATGTTAGTACCAGCTCAACATGGGAGGCAACAAGCCATGTGGATTTTCGTGAAACCATTCAGCTGGGAGCTTTGGTTGAGCATAGTCATCATCTCTACCTTCATAGGGTTTTCCATACTCATCATGGAAAGAAATGTAAATGCTCTTCCTGATCACGAGGGTTCGCCAAATCGAGCAAAGCTTAGCCCTGCAACCATCTTATGGTTTCCAATTTCACAAGCCATTCTTCCtgaaa GACAAGTAGTGGCGAAGAACTGCTCGAGATTTGTGTTGATGGTATGGCTTCTATTGGCGTTCGTGCTCATGCAAAGTTACACTGCAAACTTGACTTCTATATTGACTTTGGATCAGTTAAGACCCAGTTTTCTGAACGTAAATGATCTAAGAAAAGGGGGTTATTATGTTGGATATCAAACCGGGTCTTTCGTTAAAGATGTGCTGGTTCATCAATTTAATTTTGACTCGCACAAGCTGAGGGCATACAACACAAGTTCTGAGTATCATGATGCTTTAAAAATGGGAAGCGAAGGTGGGGGTGTTGCAGCTATATTCGACGAATTGCCCTACCTTAAAGTCTACCTTAGAGAATACGGATCCAATTACATCTTGTCGGGCCCAAGATATAGAAATGCTGGGTTTGGTTTT gCATTTCCTTTTAACTCCAATCTCACTGCTGACTTTTCGAGGGCCATCTTGAATGTGACTGAAAGTGATTTAATGAAAGAAATTGAGGAAAAATATTTTGGGAAGAATGATGATATTGGAGGAGAAGAGACGTCTACTGAAATTTCTTCTGCTACTCTAAGTCTCAACTTTCATAGTTTTGCAGGGTTATTCTTGATTACAGGGATTTCTACTTTATTAGCGCTATTGGTCTCAGAAACTGTTATTTGGCAAAGGGCGATTTTGATAGCCAAGGCATACAGTCAGAAGTTTTTGTTCTCCACTCCACCTTCCCCACAAACACGAGTTCATCCAACTCAAGATTCAACGCACGGATCAATAGAGGCCGTTTAA